One Antennarius striatus isolate MH-2024 chromosome 17, ASM4005453v1, whole genome shotgun sequence genomic window carries:
- the kcnk17 gene encoding potassium channel subfamily K member 16 — translation MEIKEMFNLTRVPTILILGVVYVIYVLIGGVIFWKLEGDLGQKDISLLLRSKNILLTTYPCLNQEGLEAVAQVVQDASKIGLSLKGNYTTDGFWKFTSSAVFAATVVTTIGYGNMSPSSDAGQIFCVFFALFGIPLNVVVLNRVGKYMLAIERNISDFLEKKTKRRRCTRFFVHLVSYLSGTVLFFIVPMIVFQMHEGWTYSQAIYYCFITLSTIGFGDFVAGTVQLFPPNKDSNPDKVYPEWYSILMASWIFFGLAWLALIINHSIDILERLSKHFKQRWGGQGQDTKSISADGDNPDTDGVEDVEDVDTVDTVDNGDNGDNGDNVNDVNEVDEKDESKTPPETQ, via the exons AtggaaataaaggaaatgtTCAACTTGACACGGGTTCCAACCATCCTTATACTCGGAGTGGTATATGTCATCTATGTGCTGATTGGTGGTGTGATTTTCTGGAAGTTGGAAGGAGATCTGGGACAGAAGGACATCAGTCTTTTGCTGAGGAGCAAAAATATCCTGCTCACAACATACCCCTGTCTGAACCAGGAGGGCCTGGAGGCGGTGGCTCAG gttgTTCAGGATGCGTCAAAGATTGGCCTGAGTTTGAAGGGCAACTACACCACGGACGGCTTCTGGAAGTTCACCAGCTCAGCTGTGTTTGCTGCCACTGTTGTCACGACAATAG GTTATGGGAACATGAGTCCCAGCTCTGACGCAGGCCAGatcttctgtgtgttttttgcacTATTTGGGATCCCACTGAATGTGGTGGTTCTCAATAGGGTGGGCAAGTACATGCTTGCTATAGAGAGGAACATATCTGACTTCCTTGAGAAGAAGACCAAGCGAAGG AGGTGTACACGGTTTTTTGTCCACCTGGTGTCATACCTGTCAGGAACAGTGCTCTTCTTCATCGTGCCCATGATTGTGTTCCAAATGCATGAAGGCTGGACTTACTCCCAAGCCATCTACTACTGCTTCATCACCCTCAGTACCATCGGCTTTGGAGACTTTGTGGCCGGTACAGTTCAGTTATTTCCTCCAAACAAGG ATAGTAATCCAGACAAAGTATACCCAGAGTGGTACAGCATCCTCATGGCCTCGTGGATCTTCTTTGGCCTGGCCTGGCTGGCCCTGATCATCAATCACTCCATCGACATCCTGGAGCGTCTCAGCAAGCACTTCAAACAGCGGTGGGGTGGGCAGGGGCAGGACACCAAGTCCATCAGCGCAGACGGAGACAACCCAGACACCGATGGGGTGGAAGATGTGGAGGACGTGGATACTGTGGATACTGTGGATAACGGGGATAACGGGGATAACGGGGATAATGTGAATGATGTGAATGAAGTGGACGAGAAAGATGAGAGCAAGACGCCACCAGAAACTCAATGA